The region TTGCAAACAAAATATATCTTCATTAGCTTCGCTTTCTTCAAATTCAAAAATAGTAAAATGCGCTAACGAGTTTTTGCTATTAAACCATCCTATTTTATTTGCTAACAGCAATTTCATTTGCTTTATAGCGATAATAGTTTGCAAATTGGGCATAAAAACCACCGAATATTTTGCCATTTTGTTTTTGTTCAAATATCGTAATAAGCAATCAATTAAAGTATTAAAGCACCTATTTAATTAAAATATTTGCAAATTTTTAAATAACTTTACCCCTTAGAAACAATTACATACAATGAACAACACACTTAAAGTTTCTGTAAACAAAGAATACAACTTTGATATTACAGAAGAGCAACTGCTTGCAGCCGATGCAGTGAGTTTAAATAAAGAAACCTTTCATGTGTTGCACAACAATACTTCATACCACGCAAAGGTTGTGCATACCGATTTTATTAACAAAACTTACACAATTGTTGTAAACAACAACGAATATGTGGTAAACATTGCCAACCATTTAGACCAACTTATTAAAGAAATGGGCTTTGAAGTAGGTAAAACCAAATTGGTTAATGCCATTAAAGCTCCAATGCCAGGCTTAATTTTAGAAATTAACGTTACTGTTGGCCAAGAAGTGAACGAAGGTGATAACTTATTGATTTTAGAAGCCATGAAAATGGAAAATAGTTTTGATTCGCCACGTGCTGGAATCATTAAATCTATTGCGGTTACTAAAGGTCAGGCAGTTGAAAAAGGTCAGTTATTAATTGAATTTGAATAAAAATAGAAATAAGTACCAAGAATAAAGTAGCAAGAAATTCTTCTTCTCTTAGTAAAATGGTCTTTTTCTTTTATCTGAAATAAATCATGAAAAAAATATTAGTTGCAAACCGTGGTGAAATTGCACTGCGCGTAATGAAAACAGCAAAAAAAATGGGAATTAAAACCGTTGCTGTTTATTCGGTTGCCGATCGCCAATCACCACACGTAAAATTTGCCGACGAGGCTGTTTGTATCGGTGAAGCACCATCAAATCAATCGTATCTTTTAGGCGATAAAATCATCGAAGTATGTAAACAATTAGGTGTTGATGGGATACATCCAGGATACGGATTTTTATCAGAAAACTCAAAATTTGCCGAATTAGCAGAACAAAACGGAATTACATTTATCGGTCCAAAATCACATGCTATTGAAGTTATGGGCGATAAATTAGCAGCAAAAGATACCGTAAAAGCTTACGATATTCCAATGGTTCCTGGTTTAGACCACGCCATTACCGATATTAACGAAGCTAAACAAGTTGCAAAAGAAGTTGGTTTTCCTATTTTAATTAAAGCATCAGCCGGTGGTGGCGGTAAAGGTATGCGTGTTGTTGAAAAAGAAGCCGATTTTGAATCGCAAATGCAACGTGCTATTTCCGAAGCTACTTCAGCTTTTGGTGATGGTTCTGTTTTTATTGAAAAATATGTAGGTTCACCACGCCATATCGAAATTCAAGTAATGGCCGATACTCACGGCAATGTGGTTTATTTGTTTGAACGTGAATGTTCGGTTCAGCGTCGCCACCAAAAAGTGGTTGAAGAAGCACCATCGGCTGTTTTAACTCCCGAAATTCGCAAAGCAATGGGCGAAGCTGCTGTAAAAGTAGCCAAATCATGTGATTATGTGGGTGCAGGTACGGTTGAGTTTTTGTTAGATGAGAACAAAAACTTTTACTTTTTAGAAATGAACACACGTTTACAAGTAGAA is a window of Myroides sp. JBRI-B21084 DNA encoding:
- a CDS encoding acetyl-CoA carboxylase biotin carboxyl carrier protein subunit, giving the protein MNNTLKVSVNKEYNFDITEEQLLAADAVSLNKETFHVLHNNTSYHAKVVHTDFINKTYTIVVNNNEYVVNIANHLDQLIKEMGFEVGKTKLVNAIKAPMPGLILEINVTVGQEVNEGDNLLILEAMKMENSFDSPRAGIIKSIAVTKGQAVEKGQLLIEFE
- the accC gene encoding acetyl-CoA carboxylase biotin carboxylase subunit; translation: MKKILVANRGEIALRVMKTAKKMGIKTVAVYSVADRQSPHVKFADEAVCIGEAPSNQSYLLGDKIIEVCKQLGVDGIHPGYGFLSENSKFAELAEQNGITFIGPKSHAIEVMGDKLAAKDTVKAYDIPMVPGLDHAITDINEAKQVAKEVGFPILIKASAGGGGKGMRVVEKEADFESQMQRAISEATSAFGDGSVFIEKYVGSPRHIEIQVMADTHGNVVYLFERECSVQRRHQKVVEEAPSAVLTPEIRKAMGEAAVKVAKSCDYVGAGTVEFLLDENKNFYFLEMNTRLQVEHPVTELITGVDLVEMQIRVARGEVLPIKQEDLQIKGHALELRVYAEDPLNDFLPSVGNLSTYILPEGEGVRVDNGFEQGMDVPIYYDPMLSKLITYGKDRNEAIQLMLKAIQDYKIEGVSTTLPFGTFVFKHDAFVSGDFDTNFVKKFYSADIIKENQAKEAEVAALVALQQYLADQKVLRVPTKL